In Dromiciops gliroides isolate mDroGli1 chromosome 4, mDroGli1.pri, whole genome shotgun sequence, one DNA window encodes the following:
- the LOC122755306 gene encoding protein ABHD11-like, whose translation MATVSRPRPVPLSYRLLDGQDTLPPIVFLHGMFSNRNIFRTEAETLAQQTGRKVLIMDARNHGESPHNPDCSYEAMSADVQALLSKLGLTPCVLIGHSMGGRTAMTLALQKPEMVERLVSVDISPLVAVDMPNIFKIIPAMNSVNIPRNISHSQASEVLEEHLKPFVKDSSIRQYLFNSLVRINGRYVWKVNSENLWQHKEQFVDYLQSQGVYCGRTLFLLDSNSPFVPPSHYPMIKRLFPEAQFQTIPDAGHIIHIKKPKEFMNSILSFLS comes from the exons ATGGCCACTGTCAGCAGGCCCAG GCCAGTGCCCCTCTCCTACAGGCTACTGGATGGTCAGGACACCCTCCCACCTATCGTCTTCCTGCATGGAATGTTTAGCAACAGAAATATCTTCCGGACTGAGGCTGAGACCCTGGCACAGCAGACAGGCAGGAAG gtattGATAATGGATGCTCGGAACCATGGAGAGAGCCCTCATAACCCTGACTGCAGCTATGAAGCCATGAGTGCTGATGTGCAGGCTCTCCTGTCAAAACTAGGACTCACTCCCTGTGTCCTCATCGGGCACAGCATGGGGGGCAGGACAGCCATGACTCTGGCACTACAGAAG CCAGAGATGGTGGAACGCCTGGTATCAGTGGATATCAGCCCCTTGGTGGCCGTGGACATGCCAAACATCTTTAAAATTATACCTGCTATGAATTCTGTAAACATCCCTAGAAATATTTCCCACTCCCAAGCCTCTGAAGTACTTGAAGAGCATCTGAAGCCATTTGTCAAG GATTCAAGTATTCGACAGTATCTGTTCAACAGTCTGGTGCGAATCAATGGTCGCTATGTGTGGAAGGTCAATTCTGAAAATCTGTGGCAGCATAAGGAGCAGTTTGTGGACTATCTGCAGAGCCAGGGAGTCTATTGCGGCCGCACACTCTTCCTCCTAGACTCCAATTCACCCTTTGTCCC GCCCAGTCACTACCCCATGATCAAGCGCCTATTCCCTGAAGCCCAGTTCCAGACCATCCCTGATGCTGGCCACATCATTCATATCAAGAAACCCAAAGAGTTCATGAACAGCATACTAAGTTTCCTGTCCTAA